In Tursiops truncatus isolate mTurTru1 chromosome X, mTurTru1.mat.Y, whole genome shotgun sequence, the following proteins share a genomic window:
- the ARHGAP4 gene encoding rho GTPase-activating protein 4 isoform X2 encodes MATHGKLRRERGPQADHEAQVKEMRWQLGEQLRCLELQGELRRELLQELAEFMRRRAEVELEYSRGLDKLVERFSGRAGRLGGGSREHQSFRKEPSLLSPLHCWAVLLQQTRQQSRESAALGDMLGGPLAQRLSHIAEDVGRIVKKSKDLEQQLQEELLEVVSELQTAKKTYQVYHMESVNAEAKLREAERQEEKRACRSAGTEAGPLRKGSLKKGGRLVEKRHAKFLEHKLKCTKARNEYLLSLASVNAAVNNYYVRDVLDLMDCCDTGFHLALGQVLRSYTAAESRTQASQLQGLGSLEEVVEALDPPGDKAKVLEVHAAAFCPPLRFDYQPHEGDEVAEIRVEMELRDEILPRAYNIRSRLDRQTIETEEVNKTLKATLQALLEVVASEDGDMLESFQASPSTESLKSTSSDPGVRQASRRRGQQQETETFYITKLQEYLSGRSILAKLQAKHEKLQEAIQRGDKEEREVSRTQYTQRKLQKSRLPRPSSQYNQKLFGGDMEKFIQSSGQSVPLVVESCIRFINLNGLQHEGIFRVSGAQPRVSEIRDAFERGEDPLVEGCTAHDLDSVAGVLKLYFRSLQPPIFPPELFRELLASAEAEAAAEWVEHVSRLLARLPAPVLVVLRYLFAFLNHLAQYSDENMMDAYNLAVCFGPTLLPVPAGQDPVALQGRVNQLVQTVIVQPSRVFPPLAQLPGPVYEKCMAPPSASCLGDAQLEGPAGENEPEPEPEPEPEAGSLAPEDDPEGVVEAVACFAYTGRTAQELTFQRGDVLRLHERASGDWWRGEHAGARGLIPHKYITLPAGAEKLAVGQGLPAAGELVSSPEALPAMEFVQSLPRAPARPTVYALQARAVHPTRGPSRHTRGPLWAQTALLGPSIPGATCGGG; translated from the exons AGATGCGCTGGCAGCTGGGCGAGCAGCTGCGCTGCCTGGAGCTGCAGGGCGAGCTGCGGCGGGAGCTGCTGCAGGAGCTGGCCGAGTTCATGCGGCGCCGCGCCGAGGTGGAGCTGGAGTACTCGCGGGGCCTGGACAAGCTGGTTGAGCGCTTCTCTGGCCGCGCAGGCCGCCTGGGGGGTGGCAGCCGGGAGCACCAGAGCTTCCG GAAGGAGCCGTCCCTCCTGTCGCCCTTACACTGCTGGGCCGTGTTGCTGCAGCAGACGCGGCAGCAGAGCCGCGAGAGCGCGGCCCTCGGCGACATGCTGGGTGGGCCCCTGGCCCAGCGCCTGAGTCACATCGCGGAGGATGTTGGGCGCATAGTCAAGAAG AGTAAGGATCTGGAGCAACAGCTGCAGGAGGAGCTCCTGGAGGTGGTGTCAGAGCTTCAGACG GCCAAGAAGACATACCAGGTGTACCACATGGAGAGCGTGAATGCCGAGGCCAAGCTCCGGGAAGCCGAGCGGCAGGAGGAGAAGCGGGCGTGCCGAAGTGCCGGCACCGAGGCAGGGCCCCTCCGCAAGGGCTCCCTCAAGAAGGGAGGGCGGCTGGTGGAGAAG CGCCATGCCAAGTTCTTGGAGCACAAACTCAAGTGCACAAAGGCACGCAACGAGTACCTGCTCAGCCTGGCCAGCGTCAACGCCGCTGTCAACAACTACTACGTGCGTGACGTCCTGGACCTCATGGAC TGCTGTGACACGGGATTCCACCTGGCCCTGGGGCAGGTGCTCCGGAGCTACACGGCCGCCGAGAGCCGCACCCAGGCCTCCCAGCTACAGGGCCTGGGcagcctggaggaggtggtggaagcCCTAGACCCTCCAGGGGACAAGGCCAAGGTGCTGGAGGTGCACGCAGCCGCCTTCTGTCCCCCGCTGCGTTTCGACTACCAGCCCCACGAGGGAGATGAG GTGGCTGAGATCCGGGTTGAGATGGAGCTGCGGGACGAGATTCTGCCCAGAGCCTACAATATCCGGAGCCGCCTGGACCGACAAACCATCGAGACAGAGGAG GTAAACAAGACGCTGAAGGCCACCCTGCAGGCCCTGCTGGAGGTGGTGGCGTCGGAAGATGGGGACATGCTCGAGTCCTTCCAGGCCAGCCCCTCCACCGAGTCCCTCAAGTCCACCAGCTCGGACCCAGGGGTTCGGCAGGCCAGCCGGAGGCGGGGGCAGCAGCAGGAGACCGAGACCTTCTACATCACG AAACTCCAGGAGTACCTGAGTGGACGGAGCATCCTCGCCAAGCTGCAGGCCAAGCATGAGAAGCTGCAGGAGGCCATTCAGCGAG GTGACAAGGAAGAGCGGGAGGTGTCTCG GACCCAGTACACACAGAGAAAACTCCAGAAGAGCCGCCTTCCCCGCCCCAGCTCCCAGTATAACCAGAAGCTCTTTGGGGGAGACATGGAGAAGTTTATCCAG AGCTCCGGCCAGTCCGTGCCCCTGGTGGTGGAGAGCTGCATCCGCTTCATTAACCTCAACG GCCTGCAGCACGAGGGCATCTTCCGGGTGTCGGGCGCCCAGCCCCGGGTCTCGGAGATCCGTGACGCTTTTGAGAGAG GAGAGGACCCACTGGTGGAGGGCTGCACCGCCCATGACCTGGACTCGGTGGCAGGTGTGCTGAAGCTCTACTTCCGGAGCCTGCAGCCTCCGATATTCCCCCCGGAGCTGTTCAGGGAGCTGCTGGCTTCTGCGG AAGCGGAGGCCGCGGCGGAGTGGGTGGAGCATGTGAGCCGCCTCCTGGCCCGGCTGCCCGCACCGGTGCTCGTGGTCCTGCGCTACCTCTTCGCCTTCCTCAACCA cctggcccagtACAGCGATGAGAACATGATGGATGCCTACAACCTGGCCGTGTGCTTCGGGCCGACGCTGCTGCCCGTACCCGCCGGGCAGGACCCGGTGGCCTTGCAGGGCCGGGTGAACCAGCTGGTGCAGACGGTCATTGTGCAGCCCTCGCGGGTCTTCCCGCCCCTGGCCCAGCTGCCCGGCCCTGTCTATGAGAAGTGCATGGCGCCGCCTTCTGCCAGCTGCCTGGG GGATGCCCAGCTGGAGGGCCCGGCGGGGGAGAAcgagccggagccggagccggagccaGAGCCAGAGGCTGGGAGCCTGGCCCCGGAGGACG ACCCGGAGGGGGTTGTGGAGGCCGTGGCCTGCTTTGCCTACACGGGCCGCACGGCCCAGGAGCTGACCTTCCAGCGGGGGGACGTGCTGCGGCTGCACGAGCGGGCCTCAGGCGACTGGTGGCGGGGCGAGCACGCCGGGGCCCGGGGACTCATCCCCCATAAGTACATCACGTTGCCGGCGGG GGCAGAGAAGCTTGCTGTGGGCCAGGGGCTGCCGGCCGCCGGGGAGCTGGTGAGCAGCCCAGAGGCCCTCCCGGCCATGGAGTTTGTCCAGAG CCTCCCCAGGGCCCCCGCCAGGCCCACTGTCTATGCCCTGCAGGCCAGAGCCGTGCACCCAACCCGAGGCCCCTCTCGGCACACCCGGGGGCCCCTCTGGGCACAGACGGCGCTGCTTGGTCCCAGCATCCCCGGAGCGACATGTGGAGGTGGATAA
- the ARHGAP4 gene encoding rho GTPase-activating protein 4 isoform X1, whose translation MATHGKLRRERGPQADHEAQVKEMRWQLGEQLRCLELQGELRRELLQELAEFMRRRAEVELEYSRGLDKLVERFSGRAGRLGGGSREHQSFRKEPSLLSPLHCWAVLLQQTRQQSRESAALGDMLGGPLAQRLSHIAEDVGRIVKKSKDLEQQLQEELLEVVSELQTAKKTYQVYHMESVNAEAKLREAERQEEKRACRSAGTEAGPLRKGSLKKGGRLVEKRHAKFLEHKLKCTKARNEYLLSLASVNAAVNNYYVRDVLDLMDCCDTGFHLALGQVLRSYTAAESRTQASQLQGLGSLEEVVEALDPPGDKAKVLEVHAAAFCPPLRFDYQPHEGDEVAEIRVEMELRDEILPRAYNIRSRLDRQTIETEEVNKTLKATLQALLEVVASEDGDMLESFQASPSTESLKSTSSDPGVRQASRRRGQQQETETFYITKLQEYLSGRSILAKLQAKHEKLQEAIQRGDKEEREVSRTQYTQRKLQKSRLPRPSSQYNQKLFGGDMEKFIQSSGQSVPLVVESCIRFINLNGLQHEGIFRVSGAQPRVSEIRDAFERGEDPLVEGCTAHDLDSVAGVLKLYFRSLQPPIFPPELFRELLASAEAEAAAEWVEHVSRLLARLPAPVLVVLRYLFAFLNHLAQYSDENMMDAYNLAVCFGPTLLPVPAGQDPVALQGRVNQLVQTVIVQPSRVFPPLAQLPGPVYEKCMAPPSASCLGDAQLEGPAGENEPEPEPEPEPEAGSLAPEDDPEGVVEAVACFAYTGRTAQELTFQRGDVLRLHERASGDWWRGEHAGARGLIPHKYITLPAGAEKLAVGQGLPAAGELVSSPEALPAMEFVQRPEPCTQPEAPLGTPGGPSGHRRRCLVPASPERHVEVDKAVAQTMDSVFKELLGKTAVRQGLGPASTISPGPGPRSLKTVACGRPGKTKGFSRGPGAPASLLASQPQDLDSPLKPH comes from the exons AGATGCGCTGGCAGCTGGGCGAGCAGCTGCGCTGCCTGGAGCTGCAGGGCGAGCTGCGGCGGGAGCTGCTGCAGGAGCTGGCCGAGTTCATGCGGCGCCGCGCCGAGGTGGAGCTGGAGTACTCGCGGGGCCTGGACAAGCTGGTTGAGCGCTTCTCTGGCCGCGCAGGCCGCCTGGGGGGTGGCAGCCGGGAGCACCAGAGCTTCCG GAAGGAGCCGTCCCTCCTGTCGCCCTTACACTGCTGGGCCGTGTTGCTGCAGCAGACGCGGCAGCAGAGCCGCGAGAGCGCGGCCCTCGGCGACATGCTGGGTGGGCCCCTGGCCCAGCGCCTGAGTCACATCGCGGAGGATGTTGGGCGCATAGTCAAGAAG AGTAAGGATCTGGAGCAACAGCTGCAGGAGGAGCTCCTGGAGGTGGTGTCAGAGCTTCAGACG GCCAAGAAGACATACCAGGTGTACCACATGGAGAGCGTGAATGCCGAGGCCAAGCTCCGGGAAGCCGAGCGGCAGGAGGAGAAGCGGGCGTGCCGAAGTGCCGGCACCGAGGCAGGGCCCCTCCGCAAGGGCTCCCTCAAGAAGGGAGGGCGGCTGGTGGAGAAG CGCCATGCCAAGTTCTTGGAGCACAAACTCAAGTGCACAAAGGCACGCAACGAGTACCTGCTCAGCCTGGCCAGCGTCAACGCCGCTGTCAACAACTACTACGTGCGTGACGTCCTGGACCTCATGGAC TGCTGTGACACGGGATTCCACCTGGCCCTGGGGCAGGTGCTCCGGAGCTACACGGCCGCCGAGAGCCGCACCCAGGCCTCCCAGCTACAGGGCCTGGGcagcctggaggaggtggtggaagcCCTAGACCCTCCAGGGGACAAGGCCAAGGTGCTGGAGGTGCACGCAGCCGCCTTCTGTCCCCCGCTGCGTTTCGACTACCAGCCCCACGAGGGAGATGAG GTGGCTGAGATCCGGGTTGAGATGGAGCTGCGGGACGAGATTCTGCCCAGAGCCTACAATATCCGGAGCCGCCTGGACCGACAAACCATCGAGACAGAGGAG GTAAACAAGACGCTGAAGGCCACCCTGCAGGCCCTGCTGGAGGTGGTGGCGTCGGAAGATGGGGACATGCTCGAGTCCTTCCAGGCCAGCCCCTCCACCGAGTCCCTCAAGTCCACCAGCTCGGACCCAGGGGTTCGGCAGGCCAGCCGGAGGCGGGGGCAGCAGCAGGAGACCGAGACCTTCTACATCACG AAACTCCAGGAGTACCTGAGTGGACGGAGCATCCTCGCCAAGCTGCAGGCCAAGCATGAGAAGCTGCAGGAGGCCATTCAGCGAG GTGACAAGGAAGAGCGGGAGGTGTCTCG GACCCAGTACACACAGAGAAAACTCCAGAAGAGCCGCCTTCCCCGCCCCAGCTCCCAGTATAACCAGAAGCTCTTTGGGGGAGACATGGAGAAGTTTATCCAG AGCTCCGGCCAGTCCGTGCCCCTGGTGGTGGAGAGCTGCATCCGCTTCATTAACCTCAACG GCCTGCAGCACGAGGGCATCTTCCGGGTGTCGGGCGCCCAGCCCCGGGTCTCGGAGATCCGTGACGCTTTTGAGAGAG GAGAGGACCCACTGGTGGAGGGCTGCACCGCCCATGACCTGGACTCGGTGGCAGGTGTGCTGAAGCTCTACTTCCGGAGCCTGCAGCCTCCGATATTCCCCCCGGAGCTGTTCAGGGAGCTGCTGGCTTCTGCGG AAGCGGAGGCCGCGGCGGAGTGGGTGGAGCATGTGAGCCGCCTCCTGGCCCGGCTGCCCGCACCGGTGCTCGTGGTCCTGCGCTACCTCTTCGCCTTCCTCAACCA cctggcccagtACAGCGATGAGAACATGATGGATGCCTACAACCTGGCCGTGTGCTTCGGGCCGACGCTGCTGCCCGTACCCGCCGGGCAGGACCCGGTGGCCTTGCAGGGCCGGGTGAACCAGCTGGTGCAGACGGTCATTGTGCAGCCCTCGCGGGTCTTCCCGCCCCTGGCCCAGCTGCCCGGCCCTGTCTATGAGAAGTGCATGGCGCCGCCTTCTGCCAGCTGCCTGGG GGATGCCCAGCTGGAGGGCCCGGCGGGGGAGAAcgagccggagccggagccggagccaGAGCCAGAGGCTGGGAGCCTGGCCCCGGAGGACG ACCCGGAGGGGGTTGTGGAGGCCGTGGCCTGCTTTGCCTACACGGGCCGCACGGCCCAGGAGCTGACCTTCCAGCGGGGGGACGTGCTGCGGCTGCACGAGCGGGCCTCAGGCGACTGGTGGCGGGGCGAGCACGCCGGGGCCCGGGGACTCATCCCCCATAAGTACATCACGTTGCCGGCGGG GGCAGAGAAGCTTGCTGTGGGCCAGGGGCTGCCGGCCGCCGGGGAGCTGGTGAGCAGCCCAGAGGCCCTCCCGGCCATGGAGTTTGTCCAGAG GCCAGAGCCGTGCACCCAACCCGAGGCCCCTCTCGGCACACCCGGGGGCCCCTCTGGGCACAGACGGCGCTGCTTGGTCCCAGCATCCCCGGAGCGACATGTGGAGGTGGATAAG GCCGTGGCGCAGACCATGGACTCTGTGTTTAAGGAGCTCTTGGGGAAGACCGCCGTCCGTCAGGGCCTCGGGCCGGCGTCCACCATCTCCCCTGGCCCTGGGCCCCGCAGCCTGAAGACCGTGGCCTGCGGCCGCCCCGGCAAGACCAAAGGCTTCTCCCGTGGCCCTGGGGCCCCAGCCTCACTCTtggcctcccagccccaggacCTGGACTCACCCCTCAAGCCGCACTGA
- the AVPR2 gene encoding vasopressin V2 receptor, translated as MVMASTTSAVPRPLSQPTPPGNGSKEEPLDARDPLLAQAELALLSTVFVAVALSNGLVLGALVRRGRRGRWAPMHVFIGHLCLADLAVALFQVLPQLAWDATDRFRGPDALCRAVKYLQMVGMYASSYMILAMTLDRHRAICRPMLAHRHGGGARWNRPVLVAWAFSLLLSLPQLFIFAQRDVGDGSGVLDCWARFAEPWGLRAYVTWIALMVFVAPALGIAACQVLIFREIHASLAPGPAERAGGRRGGRRTGSPSEGARVSAAMAKTVRMTLVIVIVYVLCWAPFFLVQLWAAWDPEAPREGPPFVLLMLLASLNSCTNPWIYASFSRSVSSELRSLLCCAWTRAPPGLGPHEESCATASSFLARDTSS; from the exons ATGGTCATGGCGTCCACCACGTCGG CTGTGCCCCGGCCCCTCTCCCAACCTACGCCGCCCGGCAACGGCAGCAAGGAGGAGCCGCTGGACGCCCGGGACCCGCTGCTAGCCCAGGCGGAGCTGGCCCTGCTCTCCACAGTCTTCGTGGCTGTGGCCCTGAGCAACGGCTTGGTGCTGGGTGCCCTAGTGCGGCGGGGCCGGCGGGGCCGCTGGGCGCCCATGCACGTCTTCATCGGCCACTTGTGCCTGGCCGACCTGGCTGTGGCTCTGTTCCAAGTGCTGCCCCAGCTGGCCTGGGACGCCACCGACCGCTTCCGTGGGCCCGATGCCCTGTGCCGGGCTGTCAAGTACCTGCAGATGGTGGGCATGTATGCCTCCTCCTACATGATCCTGGCCATGACGCTGGACCGCCACCGCGCCATCTGCCGCCCCATGCTGGCACACCGCCATGGAGGCGGAGCTCGCTGGAACCGGCCGGTGCTGGTGGCCTGGGCCTTCTCGCTTCTCCTCAGCCTGCCCCAGCTCTTCATCTTCGCCCAGCGTGACGTGGGAGACGGCAGCGGTGTCCTCGACTGCTGGGCCCGCTTTGCTGAGCCCTGGGGCCTCCGCGCCTACGTCACCTGGATCGCCCTGATGGTGTTCGTGGCACCTGCCCTGGGCATTGCCGCCTGCCAGGTGCTCATCTTTCGGGAGATTCACGCCAGCCTGGCGCCAGGGCCTGCAGAGAGGGCCGGGGGGCGCCGCGGAGGGCGCCGGACGGGCAGTCCCAGCGAGGGAGCCCGGGTGTCGGCGGCCATGGCCAAGACCGTGAGGATGACGCTGGTGATCGTGATAGTGTACGTGCTGTGCTGGGCGCCCTTCTTCCTCGTGCAGCTGTGGGCAGCGTGGGACCCGGAGGCACCTCGGGAAG GGCCCCCCTTCGTGCTGCTCATGTTGCTGGCCAGCCTCAACAGCTGTACCAACCCCTGGATCTACGCTTCCTTCAGCCGCAGCGTCTCCTCCGAGCTGCGAAGCCTGCTCTGCTGCGCCTGGACGCGCGCCCCGCCCGGCCTGGGGCCCCACGAGGAGTCCTGTGCCACGGCCAGCTCCTTCCTGGCCAGGGACACCTCCTCCTGA